From a single Eremothecium sinecaudum strain ATCC 58844 chromosome III, complete sequence genomic region:
- the BUD5 gene encoding Ras family guanine nucleotide exchange factor BUD5 (Syntenic homolog of Ashbya gossypii AFR630C; Syntenic homolog of Saccharomyces cerevisiae YCR038C (BUD5)), which yields MTAAGSSENIISAEQQQAIQERDKYRQKKIRHHNDAEFEKLAELAEDCITPTKPLALLSMSPKGSERKASSQSKILTKRIIDEGTREFSETSLHTYATSDSFYTVASKNGGENVDYQQHKTPSTVKMTPFSKFDPLQTPVVGFKNAGGVHGGNMYDDETPKASSYMRNDGLRNEVDQPEEGSQEVSRHNSSVQAFPAMSGLGLSNLETEFSEKVVKENSDPDFSNYDYEKPLDKEFPSLLTSDDTKHDVTDHENAFTSASGSEGKPLSKDNIALTSTGTLYETGDTTMDSSNEDIQDEARHILGNTGYPLPSGAAPTKPLVYGSLPNEITPRSELRPRPDFIKSNRTTQYSVGKSDQLQDSDNLAYLFIISIHSFDAQTLDNEDDKNICLSFEKDEIAFVHTVDESGWGEVTLIRTVKRGWVPFNYFSDVVKPIEQIENKKEALMESRKPLELLLSTAGKFLVQSQQYATSNAAKSAYLGTVNEIRDGVKHLLQKTDCVSRSNDLVKARPIIRKYRKKLLADWYNLMLKADQYKDNIDSNKIEILQNFVYSVLRRSFNFYNVWVKESLAYSSMISSKQQSNARGEDRSAQLITYLSHPPKTMARLTEIHELLFTYIGLILGRLDMIEHNATGCELLELLVHQIILLLRDLLYISKSCSTLIHSRYNDLYQDNLDHNLDPLLSLVSELVSCVKLFVNATINESNSGENLAITEEKYSHTPEGSQLIVIVSKMTRLISKAIFACKNYLKLVGDFQLGSERKYPDFRRMHVTPEIFVKKCSSGMLDKLNRNNAFSTIIKENRDSLLQSPSHKKRLAHYSTIRSGADGNSLNIVGTQFLKDFLPEDGTFLQDPEFEPYKLKDTETVQDNNELINSKPDMKDEMVFDKSGNLIGASFRALVFTVTDELEKEDDFLRATLLLNFRLFATSSELSEALITRFDVKETFFNYAETERNGQYSSRASMIKARRRRVCKLFLMWMEGFWNFKEDGELLPMLINFFNEGVALFLPLEAKILMESAARLCCFAVSNSNVVYRGPLQLIPMILDTNNRNSIISSSSTSPSSRLSLVSVDEQFIEEYELTKLPTSNRNSIALPATLLNVAIPSLITKKNIYELEKIVRTYHRIIATHHGVPSSSSIMQHLNLEVTLKDWLTLVRTPSDKIDFGRLNHNDFSITDLNPLEVAMQLTLIESAIYLNITPFELSNMNLNTVSEDAASEMSPVQIVLKFTNFLSHYVTESIVGPGLSMEKRVYRLTSWFKIASASLYFRNFNSVASIMTALQSHYISRLDPIWSCLDDKDLDLFEYLSKIIHPNNNYKVYRTKLNNIIDEYSQSDTSNAKSQIPVVPFFNLFLQDITFIDEGNPKYRNPDAFKPNKIVNIDKYLRISKIIATIQFFQVPYDTEERNVTKKNDFFFNVSRSRIITPVPLLQEYILYEFWRVGTLYANDLDRSYNLSLKLVPNKL from the coding sequence ATGACAGCTGCAGGTTCTTCAGAGAATATAATTAGTGCAGAACAGCAACAAGCTATTCAAGAGAGGGACAAATATCGTCAGAAGAAAATCCGGCACCATAATGATGCCGAATTTGAAAAGCTGGCAGAGCTAGCGGAGGACTGTATTACACCTACAAAGCCGTTAGCACTGTTATCGATGTCCCCCAAGGGCTCAGAGAGAAAGGCTAGCTCACAGTCTAAGATACTTACAAAGCGCATAATTGATGAGGGTACCAGGGAATTTTCAGAAACTTCTCTGCATACGTATGCGACTTCTGACAGTTTTTACACGGTAGCCTCGAAAAATGGGGGAGAAAACGTTGATTATCAGCAGCATAAAACGCCAAGTACTGTAAAGATGACACCATTCTCGAAATTTGACCCATTGCAAACTCCAGTTGTTGGGTTCAAGAACGCGGGCGGTGTACATGGAGGGAATATGTACGATGACGAAACTCCTAAAGCTAGTTCATATATGCGTAATGATGGACTGCGAAACGAGGTCGATCAGCCTGAAGAAGGGTCTCAAGAGGTGAGCAGACATAATTCTTCTGTACAGGCCTTCCCTGCTATGAGCGGTCTGGGTCTTTCGAACCTAGAGACAGAGTTTTCCGAAAAAGTGGTGAAGGAGAATTCAGATCCCGACTTTTCTAACTACGACTACGAGAAACCCCTGGACAAAGAATTTCCAAGCCTTTTAACTTCTGACGACACAAAGCACGATGTTACAGACCATGAGAACGCTTTTACCTCCGCATCTGGATCAGAAGGAAAACCGCTGTCTAAAGATAATATTGCACTGACAAGTACTGGAACGCTGTATGAAACTGGCGATACTACCATGGACAGTAGCAATGAAGATATTCAAGATGAAGCTCGCCATATACTTGGCAACACAGGATATCCCCTACCTAGTGGAGCAGCACCGACTAAACCGCTTGTATATGGTTCGTTACCCAATGAAATAACACCTCGATCCGAGCTGAGACCGAGGCCAGACTTTATTAAATCAAACAGGACGACCCAGTATTCAGTGGGAAAATCTGACCAACTACAGGATTCTGATAACCTCGCATATCTTTTCATTATTTCAATTCATTCATTTGATGCGCAGACCCTTGATAATGAGGATGACAAAAATATATGTCTCTCATTTGAGAAAGACGAGATTGCATTTGTTCACACAGTAGACGAATCTGGATGGGGTGAAGTCACTCTTATAAGGACTGTAAAACGGGGTTGGGTTCCATTCAATTACTTTTCGGACGTAGTGAAACCTATAGAACAAATTGAGAATAAAAAAGAAGCGCTAATGGAGAGCAGGAAACCTTTAGAGCTTTTACTATCAACGGCAGGGAAATTTCTTGTTCAATCGCAACAGTATGCTACGTCCAATGCAGCAAAATCTGCGTACCTAGGGACTGTAAACGAAATACGAGATGGCGTGAAACATTTACTTCAGAAAACGGATTGTGTGTCAAGATCTAATGACCTAGTGAAGGCGAGACCTATAATACGAAAATACAGAAAGAAGTTGCTGGCAGACTGGTACAACTTAATGCTGAAAGCAGATCAATACAAGGATAACATCGATAGCAATAAGATCGAGATCCTACAAAATTTTGTATATTCCGTTTTAAGAAGGTCGTTCAACTTTTACAACGTCTGGGTCAAGGAAAGTCTAGCCTATTCTTCAATGATATCCTCCAAGCAGCAGTCAAATGCACGTGGTGAAGACCGCTCTGCACAGCTAATAACCTACTTGTCACATCCTCCTAAGACAATGGCCAGATTGACTGAAATACATGAGCTTTTGTTTACCTATATCGGCCTAATTCTTGGCCGTTTGGACATGATCGAGCATAACGCAACAGGTTGTGAACTCCTAGAGCTCCTTGTTCACCAAATAATCCTTCTCTTACGGGATTTATTATACATTAGCAAGTCGTGTTCAACATTGATTCATTCCAGGTATAATGACTTATATCAAGATAATCTGGACCACAATTTAGACCCACTTTTATCTCTAGTATCGGAATTGGTTTCATGTGTTAAGCTGTTCGTCAATGCCACAATCAATGAATCGAATAGTGGTGAAAACCTTGCTATAACGGAAGAGAAGTATAGCCATACTCCGGAGGGTTCTCAATTGATAGTAATAGTTTCCAAGATGACAAGGTTAATAAGCAAAGCGATATTTGCTTGCAAAAATTACCTAAAGCTGGTTGGTGATTTTCAATTAGGAAGTGAAAGAAAGTACCCAGATTTCCGTCGGATGCATGTTACACCAGAAATATTTGTTAAAAAATGTTCTAGCGGCATGCTTGATAAGCTTAATAGAAACAATGCTTTTTCAACTATTATCAAGGAGAATAGGGATTCCTTACTTCAGTCGCCCTCTCACAAAAAAAGATTGGCGCACTACTCCACCATTCGCTCTGGAGCTGATGGAAATTCGTTAAATATTGTTGGGACTCAATTTTTAAAAGATTTCTTACCAGAGGATGGCACTTTTCTCCAAGATCCTGAGTTTGAACCTTACAAACTGAAAGACACAGAGACAGTACAAGATAACAATGAGCTCATAAACAGCAAACCTGATATGAAGGATGAAATGGTTTTTGATAAGTCAGGTAATTTGATTGGTGCTTCATTTAGGGCTTTAGTGTTTACCGTAACTGATGAGCTAGAAAAAGAGGATGATTTCTTGCGTGCGACATTGTTGCTAAATTTCAGATTATTCGCCACTAGCTCGGAGTTGTCAGAGGCTTTAATAACCAGGTTCGATGTTAAGGAAACTTTCTTCAATTATGCTGAAACTGAGCGTAATGGCCAATATTCATCTAGAGCTTCTATGATAAAGGccagaagaagaagggTATGCAAACTATTCTTAATGTGGATGGAAGGGTTTTGGAATTTTAAGGAAGATGGTGAACTTTTACCAATGCTAATAAACTTCTTTAATGAAGGCGTAGCACTGTTTTTACCACTGGAAGCCAAGATATTAATGGAATCTGCTGCTCGTCTATGCTGTTTTGCAGTTTCTAACAGTAATGTTGTCTATCGCGGACCTTTACAACTGATACCCATGATTCTAGACACGAATAACAGAAATTCAATTATTTCTTCGTCGTCTACGTCTCCATCAAGCAGGCTGTCGCTGGTTTCTGTAGACGAACAGTTCATTGAAGAATATGAGCTAACGAAACTACCAACCAGTAACCGCAACTCAATAGCCTTGCCAGCCACTCTGCTTAACGTGGCCATTCCTTCCCTAATCACGAAGAAAAATATTTATGAACTAGAGAAAATTGTGCGCACTTACCATAGGATCATAGCAACTCACCACGGGGTCCCTTCGTCTAGCAGCATAATGCAGCATTTGAATCTAGAGGTCACTCTGAAAGACTGGCTTACATTGGTCCGGACACCATCGGATAAAATCGATTTTGGTCGTTTAAACCACAACGACTTCAGCATCACGGATTTAAATCCTCTTGAAGTCGCAATGCAATTAACTCTGATAGAGTCCGCGATTTACTTAAACATCACGCCTTTCGAGCTATCAAACATGAATCTTAACACGGTATCAGAAGATGCCGCCTCCGAGATGTCACCGGTACAAATTGTGTTAAAATTCACCAACTTTTTATCACACTACGTCACAGAATCTATCGTAGGTCCCGGTTTATCTATGGAAAAACGTGTTTACAGGCTTACAAGCTGGTTCAAGATCGCTTCCGCTTCGTTATATTTCCGGAACTTTAATTCTGTAGCCTCCATCATGACAGCCCTACAAAGTCATTACATTTCTCGTCTAGACCCCATATGGAGTTGCCTAGACGACAAGGACCTAGATCTTTTCGAATATTTATCAAAGATCATTCATCCGAACAATAACTACAAGGTCTACAGAACAAAATTGAATAACATTATTGATGAGTATTCCCAGAGTGATACTTCAAACGCAAAATCGCAAATTCCCGTTGTTCCCTTCTTCAATCTATTCTTACAGGATATCACCTTTATAGATGAGGGAAACCCTAAATATAGGAACCCAGACGCCTTCAAACCTAACAAAATTGTCAACATCGACAAGTACCTACGGATATCAAAGATCATTGCTACAATTCAGTTTTTCCAGGTACCGTATGACACAGAGGAAAGAAACGTGACCAAGAAGAATGACTTTTTCTTTAACGTTTCGCGATCCCGTATAATTACTCCCGTACCTCTTCTCCAGGAGTACATTCTATACGAATTCTGGCGCGTCGGCACGCTATACGCCAACGACCTAGACAGAAGCTACAACTTGAGCTTGAAGCTAGTACCGAACAAACTTTAG
- a CDS encoding HCL566Wp (Syntenic homolog of Ashbya gossypii AFR628C; Syntenic homolog of Saccharomyces cerevisiae YJL198W (PHO90) and YCR037C (PHO87)), whose protein sequence is MKFSHSLKYNAVPDWQDYYLNYAQLKRLIYSLQSEEQRFYNGVSTEASDASAVGSSKRFLKMFRRPAKKEEPMYEMEDVLEEVVDYTDCKSPKRGKNDSDRRSTTSSEAGVNAQEVFLGRLKEEKEKIDEFYKRLETQLYKQFDALVKDLESAGANKVGGRSYQETCDAQSQSGAAEHLHHDDRLITDTLRRLSHHPDDDDDEDDDDEEERELNDFNDSSPHTALLNYSDFTIKSQKRSILKKNIIDLYVELSQLRSFIELNRIGFFKITKKFDKTLMCNVRPELIESGKFFKDAYAFQQQTLLNLDTKISHLVQFYAIITDSSNTERSRKELRSYLRDYIVWERNTVWKDMLGLESYTNNISTAGKQDGDLDKINNLEYFSYDLPWPIRFAGVSIKKLSIPKLFFTLKALKIYIVIALTIVLLTVPTLNDHAQRRCLALVACVALLWATEALPLFVTSMLVPLLVVIFRVLKDDNGDVLVATAASSRILSLMWSSTIMVLLAGFTLAASLSKYNIARVLASYLLTFAGTKPRNVLLVVMVVVFFLSMWISNVAAPVLTYSLIHNVLRSLSSEMAFAKALVLGVALAANVGGMASPISSPQNVISMDYLKKFNIGWGQFFAVSIPVCIISLLMIWLLLVLTFKINTTTLKAYSPIKENFTLKQYFIIIVTLTTIALWCVLSQIESTFGSSGQIAVIPIVLLFGTGLLTTQDINNFPWSIVILAMGGIALGGAVSSSGLLATIARSLQERVMHYSIYAILVIFGAVMLVVGTFVSHTVSAIIIIPLVNEIGENLNSPNAAPILVFGCALVASCGMGLASSGFPNVTAISMVDEVGSRYLTVNTFITRGVPASILAYITVITLGYGIMHGVIHS, encoded by the coding sequence ATGAAGTTTTCTCACTCATTGAAATATAATGCAGTTCCCGATTGGCAGGACTACTATTTGAATTATGCACAGTTGAAAAGACTAATTTACTCTCTTCAGTCCGAGGAGCAGCGGTTTTACAATGGAGTTTCGACAGAGGCGTCAGATGCCAGTGCTGTGGGCAGCAGCAAGAGGTTTTTGAAGATGTTTAGGCGGCCTGCGAAGAAGGAGGAGCCCATGTACGAGATGGAAGATGTTCTAGAGGAGGTTGTTGACTACACTGACTGCAAAAGCCCAAAGAGAGGAAAGAATGACTCGGACAGGAGGTCGACTACATCATCAGAAGCAGGGGTCAATGCCCAGGAAGTTTTTCTAGGTAGGCTAAAAGAGGAAAAGGAAAAGATCGATGAGTTCTATAAGCGTCTAGAAACTCAACTTTACAAGCAGTTTGATGCTTTGGTCAAGGATTTAGAAAGTGCCGGTGCCAACAAGGTAGGGGGGCGCAGTTACCAAGAAACATGCGATGCACAATCCCAATCCGGTGCTGCGGAGCACTTGCATCATGACGATCGTTTGATAACAGATACTTTAAGACGTTTGTCTCATCACCcagatgatgatgacgacgaagatgacgacgacgaagaagaaaggGAATTGAATGATTTTAATGATAGTTCTCCCCATACCGCTTTGCTAAATTACTCGGACTTTACAATTAAGTCTCAAAAACGGTctattttgaagaaaaaCATAATAGATCTGTATGTGGAGCTGTCGCAATTAAGGTCTTTTATTGAATTGAATCGTATTGgatttttcaaaatcacTAAAAAGTTCGACAAGACGTTGATGTGCAATGTCCGTCCAGAACTAATAGAATCGGGTAAATTCTTTAAGGATGCATATGCTTTTCAACAGCAAACGTTGTTGAACTTGGATACTAAGATAAGTCACTTGGTACAGTTTTATGCTATAATCACAGACTCCAGCAATACCGAGAGGTCTAGGAAGGAGTTAAGGTCTTACTTGCGGGATTATATTGTTTGGGAAAGGAATACGGTATGGAAAGATATGTTAGGTTTGGAATCCTATACCAACAACATCAGCACTGCAGGTAAACAGGACGGGGACCttgataaaataaataacTTGGAGTACTTTTCATATGATCTACCATGGCCTATACGATTTGCTGGCGTATCGATTAAAAAATTGAGCATTCCTAAGTTGTTTTTTACACTAAAAGCACTTAAGATTTACATAGTAATTGCTCTGACTATTGTATTATTGACGGTTCCTACTCTGAACGATCATGCACAGAGACGCTGTCTTGCATTGGTTGCTTGTGTAGCTTTACTGTGGGCCACTGAAGCGTTGCCCTTGTTTGTCACTTCCATGCTTGTTCCTCTTTTGGTTGTTATCTTCCGCGTCTTGAAAGATGATAACGGTGATGTCCTAGTTGCTACTGCTGCATCTTCCCGGATTTTATCACTTATGTGGTCATCTACTATTATGGTTTTACTAGCGGGTTTTACTTTAGCAGCATCGCTGTCAAAATACAACATTGCTAGGGTCTTGGCATCATACTTGTTGACATTTGCAGGCACTAAACCAAGGAACGTATTGCTGGTTGTGATGGTTGTCGTTTTTTTCCTTTCTATGTGGATTTCGAACGTTGCAGCTCCAGTTTTGACATATTCTTTAATTCATAACGTGTTGCGCTCTCTGAGTAGCGAAATGGCTTTTGCAAAAGCATTGGTCTTAGGTGTTGCTTTGGCTGCCAATGTTGGCGGTATGGCATCGCCAATTTCTTCTCCTCAGAACGTTATTTCTATGGATTACTTGAAAAAGTTCAACATTGGTTGGGGTCAATTCTTTGCTGTATCGATTCCCGTCTGCATCATTTCTCTTCTAATGATTTGGTTGTTATTGGTATTAACTTTTAAGATCAACACGACAACTCTAAAAGCCTATTCCCCAATAAAGGAAAATTTCACTTTGAAGCAGtatttcatcatcattgTCACGCTTACAACAATTGCGTTGTGGTGTGTACTATCACAGATTGAATCAACATTTGGCTCATCAGGCCAAATAGCCGTAATTCCTATTGTGCTCCTATTTGGTACCGGCTTATTAACTACACAAGACATTAACAATTTCCCTTGGTCCATTGTCATTTTGGCAATGGGTGGTATCGCCTTGGGTGGTGCTGTCTCCTCTTCGGGCTTATTGGCAACCATTGCAAGAAGTTTGCAAGAAAGAGTCATGCATTATTCCATTTACGCCATTTTGGTTATTTTCGGTGCAGTAATGTTGGTTGTTGGAACCTTTGTTTCCCATACAGTCTCAGCAATTATCATCATACCTTTAGTTAACGAGATTGGAGAGAACTTGAACTCTCCAAATGCTGCTCCCATTTTGGTTTTCGGTTGTGCATTAGTAGCCTCATGCGGTATGGGCTTGGCATCTTCTGGTTTCCCTAACGTAACTGCAATCTCTATGGTTGACGAGGTCGGTAGCCGTTACTTGACGGTTAATACCTTCATTACTAGAGGAGTTCCAGCTTCTATTCTCGCGTACATTACAGTCATCACGCTTGGATATGGTATCATGCACGGTGTTATACATTCTTAA
- the UBP12 gene encoding putative ubiquitin-specific protease UBP12 (Syntenic homolog of Ashbya gossypii AFR627C; Syntenic homolog of Saccharomyces cerevisiae YJL197W (UBP12)), with product MDESIEELRPTDKERSATHDLTTKQERNDDNEPSEGWKVEITDVQSSLEASCRVEISSGSDISNANAHGEEKGVITDTDSMLVDAIPNLSEQRIIINKLWADFVAQSTEGDKMYIVPSQWSNAFFDQNQTDHTALGEIDVNSVVVDYSNLLLENYESHPYVAVPEPVFLQWQIWYGLTPSSRPLYTVLVENSQGQLMVEYDRPKFRIHYLTAQEDVNSYRYSNRAPLFFTTSRLSTMRDVVTKVTQLFCGRESHLDINNTAFRTWYVKDKSTVTGGNDCLASTYKITTSVFIELPIKHLIKREQYGYSIKNYDSETIDLAIEAKTKGTDQHWASNYYIYSPLAPSKGTIGLSNLGNTCYMNAALQCLVHIPEFRDYFLYDAYEKEINSDNPLGYKGHIALAVANLIHSLFDLRRNVSIYSPRNFKTTISHLNSLFAGYQQQDSQEFLAFLLDGLHEDLNRIKEKPYVEKPELNTEDNIAKFEAIKKLADETWAKHKLRNKSVILDLFVGLYKSTLVCPECEKVSITFDPYNELTLPLPVESTWSGNIILFPHDSSPYKLEVELKKTDTYRDLKKYIANCTGIKMESLLGMEIFNHQFYSNFESTTSSSQYLPIHELISASDVVVFYEVVRSDNDLIVPVMNTIIEDGFRSAKLCGYPFFISLSEKEQCQYGALAHKLEQMFKNWSGGFNNFPLISNDGEVSLDSLPLLRDKYPNVSAEDLENELGYINPNRVPNEYYNIKIYDGKNLQNQDSRYDMAPKNENEINEIWTPAPHVTFNKIHDITENIPEYIKDAYFYKALDSVYQDRKVDICNSNVRLETGQDKYEEENNSGNQAHRVSESDMEIEYLDENHERKPLNHEMNLSLTPNSDPPLQNSQRLVGMQNAIVCEWNSRAYDEVFDNSVETNWDRPSKRINTELEAIKGKRHNEDEKTITLLDCLTLFSTPEVLGASDSWYCPNCKVHRQATKQIELWNSPDILLIQLKRFENQRSFSDKIDDVVNFPINDFDMSPYLICKDDKTSNIYDLIAVDNHYGGLGGGHYTAYVKNFVDNKWYYFDDSRVTETIPERSIAGSAYLLFYRRQTVSDYLGGEKLSVLINDARKKHDEKIKQFNDAALALYEDSKTDDEDEIEAETEKEEPSKDFESNKKGQRENLSNFTDGSIEQREIQPFKGTIASNSDYSIASLEVGEGSKLGDSNECDQNTSRRKLRLLQKTYNTQSINIASPESTSCSSSCSITDSATENVKEDQAVRKNLPDSPLIS from the coding sequence ATGGATGAGTctattgaagaattgaGACCAACGGATAAAGAGCGTTCTGCAACGCATGATTTAACTACTAAACAGGAACGTAATGACGATAATGAGCCGTCGGAGGGTTGGAAGGTTGAGATAACTGATGTTCAATCCTCTTTGGAGGCTTCTTGTCGGGTAGAGATTTCGAGCGGGTCGGATATATCTAATGCAAATGCCCACGGAGAGGAAAAGGGTGTTATAACTGATACAGACTCCATGCTTGTTGATGCTATTCCTAATCTTTCTGAACAGCGGATTATTATCAATAAATTATGGGCCGATTTTGTTGCTCAGTCTACTGAGGGTGATAAGATGTACATTGTTCCTAGCCAATGGTCGAATGCTTTTTTTGACCAAAACCAAACAGACCATACTGCACTTGGTGAAATAGATGTAAACTCTGTTGTGGTTGACTATAGCAATTTGCTTTTAGAAAATTACGAGTCTCATCCATATGTTGCTGTTCCAGAGCCAGTTTTCCTGCAGTGGCAGATCTGGTATGGACTTACACCATCCTCTCGTCCTCTTTATACCGTTCTCGTTGAAAACTCACAGGGACAATTAATGGTAGAATATGACAGACCAAAATTTAGGATACATTACTTAACAGCTCAGGAAGATGTCAACAGTTATAGGTACAGCAATCGTGCACCGTTATTTTTCACCACGTCAAGGTTAAGTACTATGAGAGATGTTGTGACAAAAGTTACGCAATTGTTTTGCGGGAGGGAATCTCACTTAGATATCAACAATACAGCATTCAGAACGTGGTATGTGAAGGATAAAAGTACTGTAACCGGCGGTAATGACTGCTTGGCATCGACTTATAAGATTACGACATCTGTATTCATAGAATTGCCGATTAAGCATTTAATTAAACGCGAGCAATATGGGTATTCCATAAAAAATTACGACTCTGAAACTATTGATTTGGCCATTGAGGCAAAAACTAAGGGCACCGATCAGCACTGGGCATCGAACTATTATATTTACAGCCCGTTGGCACCATCAAAAGGAACCATAGGTCTATCAAACCTTGGAAATACATGCTACATGAACGCAGCCTTGCAATGTTTGGTTCATATCCCGGAGTTCAGAGACTATTTTCTTTATGATGCTTACGAGAAGGAAATAAATTCTGACAATCCGTTGGGATATAAAGGACATATTGCGTTAGCAGTTGCGAATTTAATTCATTCCTTATTTGATCTCCGAAGGAATGTCTCTATTTACTCTCCAAGAAATTTTAAGACCACGATAAGTCATTTGAATTCATTATTTGCTGGTTACCAACAGCAAGATTCCCAAGAATTTTTGGCATTTTTATTGGATGGTTTACATGAGGACTTGAATAgaattaaagaaaaacCTTACGTTGAGAAACCAGAACTCAACACGGAAGATAATATTGCTaagtttgaggcaataaAAAAACTAGCAGATGAAACTTGGGCCAAGCACAAACTTAGAAATAAATCTGTAATATTAGACCTATTTGTTGGCCTGTACAAATCAACGTTAGTTTGTCCTGAATGTGAAAAGGTTTCGATAACATTTGATCCTTACAATGAACTAACGTTACCACTACCTGTTGAAAGCACTTGGTCTGGCAACATTATATTATTTCCCCATGATTCTTCTCCATACAAACTTGAAGTCGAATTAAAGAAAACCGATACTTATCgtgatttaaaaaaatataTTGCTAATTGTACCGGTATTAAAATGGAGAGTTTATTAGGTATGGAGATATTTAACCATCAATTTTACAGTAATTTTGAATCTACCACATCCTCCTCTCAATACTTGCCAATCCATGAATTGATCAGTGCTAGTGATGTGGTTGTTTTTTATGAGGTAGTCCGCAGTGACAATGATCTAATTGTACCCGTTATGAATACGATTATAGAAGATGGCTTCAGGTCTGCGAAGCTATGCGGGTATCCATTTTTTATATCGTTAAGTGAAAAAGAACAATGCCAATACGGAGCTCTTGCTCACAAGCTGGAACAGATGTTTAAAAATTGGTCCGGAGGGTTTAATAACTTCCCGTTGATTTCAAACGACGGTGAAGTTTCACTTGATTCGTTACCACTATTGCGTGACAAGTATCCTAACGTATCGGCTGAAGACTTGGAGAATGAATTAGGATATATTAATCCAAATAGAGTGCCAAACGAGTATTACAATATTAAAATCTACGATGGTAAAAACTTACAAAACCAGGATTCAAGGTATGATATGGCACCTAAGAATGAGAACGAAATAAATGAAATTTGGACACCTGCTCCACATGTAACGTTCAATAAGATTCACGATATTACTGAAAATATTCCAGAATACATTAAAGATGCGTATTTTTATAAAGCTCTTGATTCAGTATACCAAGATAGAAAGGTTGACATTTGCAATTCTAATGTTAGGCTTGAAACTGGTCAGGACAAATATGAGGAAGAAAATAACAGTGGGAACCAAGCACACAGGGTTTCAGAATCGGATATGGAGATAGAGTATTTGGACGAAAATCACGAAAGAAAGCCTTTAAATCATGAAATGAATCTCTCGCTGACACCAAATAGTGATCCACCTCTGCAAAACAGTCAGAGGTTGGTTGGTATGCAGAATGCCATAGTTTGTGAATGGAATTCTCGAGCATACGACGAAGTCTTCGATAACTCAGTGGAAACGAATTGGGATAGACCTTCAAAACGGATAAACACAGAATTAGAAGCAATTAAAGGTAAGAGACACAACGAAGACGAGAAAACAATTACTCTGCTCGACTGTCTGACATTATTTTCAACACCTGAGGTTTTGGGTGCATCTGATTCATGGTACTGTCCAAACTGTAAAGTACACCGTCAAGCTACTAAACAAATCGAGCTTTGGAACTCACCAGATATCTTGTTAATCCAATTAAAAAGATTTGAAAACCAGAGATCATTTAGTGACAAGATTGACGATGTGGTTAATTTTCCCATCAATGATTTCGATATGTCACCATACCTTATATGCAAGGATGACAAAACAAGTAATATTTATGACTTGATAGCTGTGGACAACCATTATGGAGGGTTAGGCGGAGGACATTACACGGCATATGTCAAGAATTTTGTTGATAATAAATGGTATTACTTTGATGATTCCAGGGTAACTGAAACAATACCGGAACGTAGTATTGCTGGTTCTGCATATTTGTTATTTTATAGAAGGCAAACTGTTTCCGATTATTTAGGTGGTGAAAAACTCTCTGTGTTGATAAATGATGCCAGAAAGAAACACGATGAGAAAATCAAGCAATTCAACGATGCAGCACTAGCTCTTTACGAAGATAGTAAAACCGATGACGAAGACGAAATTGAAGCTGAAACTGAAAAGGAGGAGCCTTCAAAGGATTTTGAGAGTAACAAAAAAGGACAGCGCGAAAATCTATCAAACTTTACCGATGGATCTATTGAACAGCGTGAAATACAGCCCTTCAAAGGTACAATAGCTTCCAACAGTGATTATAGTATAGCTAGTCTCGAAGTCGGCGAAGGTAGTAAGTTGGGTGACAGCAACGAATGTGACCAGAATACTAGTAGAAGGAAACTGCGTCTACTTCAGAAAACCTACAATACACAGTCGATCAATATTGCATCTCCGGAATCAACGTCCTGTTCATCTAGCTGTTCCATTACGGATAGCGCTACTGAAAATGTTAAAGAAGATCAAGCGGTAAGGAAAAATCTTCCTGACTCTCCCCTGATTAGCTAG